Proteins encoded in a region of the Triplophysa dalaica isolate WHDGS20190420 chromosome 10, ASM1584641v1, whole genome shotgun sequence genome:
- the LOC130430752 gene encoding uncharacterized protein LOC130430752 isoform X3 — protein MCVIATALAVVGVYCQSKSGKAKHNAQHDGEVLQNHQNGHIQEHTDWLYQADKESPTEIIHVCASTYLLRKPYGEDVTQRYPSNEDEVDQHNNALGKISEQENTSTCSSIPWIEYMSNDEGTETSNLETDSQSNRNTEDQQNYGHGEMSNQENSSRCDRIIEDQQNDDVFVEATDAIRNLTVKEGESVTLGTDVTTIKEDDVILWTFAESKECNQTVEFKTIAERTKANKCEYLCGYKRFGDRLQLDIQTGSLTVTNIRCVDAGLYKLCMPRKKTWKTFIVAVKPTIQRRNTVE, from the exons ATGTGTGTTATAGCCACAGCTCTTGCTGTGGTTGGGGTTTACTGTCAGTCAAAGTCTGGAAAAGCGAAACACAACg CCCAACATGATGGAGAGGTGCTACAAAATCATCAAAATG GTCACATTCAAGAACATACCGACTGGCTTTATCAAGCAGATAAAGAATCACCAACTGAAATCATTCATGTCTGTG CGAGTACATACTTATTGAGGAAGCCTTATGGGGAAGACGTTACACAAAGAT ATCCAAGTAATGAGGATGAAGTTGATCAGCATAATAATG ccCTGGGGAAAATATCTGAACAGGAGAACACTTCCACATGCA GTTCCATTCCTTGGATAGAATATATGTCGAATGATG AAGGGACGGAAACGTCTAATCTAGAAACAGATTCACAAAGCA ATCGGAATACTGAGGATCAGCAAAATTATG GACATGGGGAAATGTCTAATCAGGAGAACAGTTCAAGATGCG ATCGGATTATTGAGGATCAGCAAAATGATG ATGTCTTCGTCGAGGCTACAGATGCGATACGGAATTTAACTGTCAAAGAAGGAGAGTCTGTCACTCTAGGCACTGATGTTACAACGATTAAGGAGGACGATGTGATATTGTGGACGTTTGCTGAATCTAAAGAATGCAATCAGACTGTTGAATTTAAGACTATAGCCGAAAGGACGAAAGCAAACAAATGTGAATATCTATGCGGTTATAAAAGATTCGGAGACAGACTCCAGCTAGACATTCAGACCGGATCGCTGACCGTTACAAACATCAGATGTGTAGAtgctggactttataaactatgTATGCCTAGAAAGAAGACTTGGAAGACATTTATTGTTGCTGTCAAA cCAACGATCCAGAGACGAAATACTGTGGAATGA
- the LOC130430754 gene encoding uncharacterized protein LOC130430754 has protein sequence MSLSWYKGNSLLSSISVSDLNIRLSLPLEVEYHDTNTYRCVVTNSSSNQTQRLNITDFCQPCSVKESGVNEEQDQISHLTIVICVIVFVALLFLSAVVIFCFYRKFKNTNQHDHSLGEELERLNGVCGVNETKSTSDGVKYVTIKAGESIKLDTGVKDIQTCDLIQWKFGEAGESTNPFIPIGRIDKNNQELLQKDRLKLNKQTGSITVENSRTTDAGVYKLEINSSKDSITKSFFVTVNE, from the exons atgagtctctcctggtacaaaggaaacagtttattgtccagcatcagtgtgtctgatctcaacatcagactctctctacctctggaggtggaatatcacgatacaaacacatacagatgtgtggtcaCCAATTCGAGTAGCAACCAGACTCAACGGCTCAACATCACCGATTTCTGTCAGCCATGTTCAG taAAGGAGTCAGGTGTCAATGAAGAACAGGACCAAATCTCACATCTTACAATCGTGatatgtgttattgtgtttgttgCTCTTCTGTTCTTGAGTGCAGTGGTTATTTTCTGCTTTTACAGaaagtttaaaaatacaaatcaacACG ATCATTCTCTGGGAGAAGAACTTGAAAGGCTAAATG GTGTTTGTGGTGTGAATGAAACGAAATCAACATCAGATGGAGTAAAGTACGTCACAATTAAAGCAGGAGAGTCGATCAAACTGGACACTGGCGTTAAAGACATACAAACATGTGATCTGATACAGTGGAAGTTTGGAGAAGCAGGAGAATCCACTAATCCATTCATTCCCATAGGCAGAATAGATAAAAACAATCAAGAATTATTACAaaaagacagactgaagctaAATAAACAGACTGGATCTATAACTGTCGAAAACAGCAGAACCACAGACGCTGGTGTTTATAAACTAGAAATCAACAGCAGCAAAGATTCAATCACCAAGTCTTTCTTTGTTACTGTCAATGAGTAG
- the LOC130430752 gene encoding uncharacterized protein LOC130430752 isoform X2, whose translation MCVIATALAVVGVYCQSKSGKAKHNAQHDGEVLQNHQNGHIQEHTDWLYQADKESPTEIIHVCASTYLLRKPYGEDVTQRYPSNEDEVDQHNNALGKISEQENTSTCSSIPWIEYMSNDGTETSNLETDSQSNRNTEDQQNYGHGEMSNQENSSRCGSIPWKEYVPNDDRIIEDQQNDDVFVEATDAIRNLTVKEGESVTLGTDVTTIKEDDVILWTFAESKECNQTVEFKTIAERTKANKCEYLCGYKRFGDRLQLDIQTGSLTVTNIRCVDAGLYKLCMPRKKTWKTFIVAVKPTIQRRNTVE comes from the exons ATGTGTGTTATAGCCACAGCTCTTGCTGTGGTTGGGGTTTACTGTCAGTCAAAGTCTGGAAAAGCGAAACACAACg CCCAACATGATGGAGAGGTGCTACAAAATCATCAAAATG GTCACATTCAAGAACATACCGACTGGCTTTATCAAGCAGATAAAGAATCACCAACTGAAATCATTCATGTCTGTG CGAGTACATACTTATTGAGGAAGCCTTATGGGGAAGACGTTACACAAAGAT ATCCAAGTAATGAGGATGAAGTTGATCAGCATAATAATG ccCTGGGGAAAATATCTGAACAGGAGAACACTTCCACATGCA GTTCCATTCCTTGGATAGAATATATGTCGAATGATG GGACGGAAACGTCTAATCTAGAAACAGATTCACAAAGCA ATCGGAATACTGAGGATCAGCAAAATTATG GACATGGGGAAATGTCTAATCAGGAGAACAGTTCAAGATGCG GTTCAATTCCTTGGAAAGAATATGTGCCAAATGACG ATCGGATTATTGAGGATCAGCAAAATGATG ATGTCTTCGTCGAGGCTACAGATGCGATACGGAATTTAACTGTCAAAGAAGGAGAGTCTGTCACTCTAGGCACTGATGTTACAACGATTAAGGAGGACGATGTGATATTGTGGACGTTTGCTGAATCTAAAGAATGCAATCAGACTGTTGAATTTAAGACTATAGCCGAAAGGACGAAAGCAAACAAATGTGAATATCTATGCGGTTATAAAAGATTCGGAGACAGACTCCAGCTAGACATTCAGACCGGATCGCTGACCGTTACAAACATCAGATGTGTAGAtgctggactttataaactatgTATGCCTAGAAAGAAGACTTGGAAGACATTTATTGTTGCTGTCAAA cCAACGATCCAGAGACGAAATACTGTGGAATGA
- the LOC130429721 gene encoding cell adhesion molecule DSCAM-like — protein MKAQFLLYFISITLSLQKQGVDTHEETQEQKTADVTLSVMEGETVTLESGVPNIEINDLTVWTFEDTRIALMNKEPGKFLLFDGENGMFRDKLHLNNQTGHLTITNIRTEHTGFYRMQILSTGDYSRNFLVHVSAPLPVPVITRDSSSSSSKCVLSCSVMNVSHASLSWYKENSLLSTISMSKHIENSISLHLECLDDSYACVLNNPITNQTQHLTSDVCQSCSAHSLLPGFIAIGVVCACVLVGVTAALVRFYYKRKSKEKRIQNHQPFEEELRALNNGSILRTAPKPIYADTPLDEVDHQSNGSNRFINEESDDGLYLEEQNDHLEDDVMTRLSVPEGDAVTLPSFITSIEDVVFVWKFAESKATGHSIKFKVIVERKKENDCEILFSTVRFQNRLQLDNRNGSLTITDFTSQDVGYYKLWIPSKRILKTFDVTKKVTTLQRRNTFNI, from the exons ATGAAAGCACAGTTTCTCCTTTATTTCATATCAATAACGCTAAGCCTGCAGAAGCAAG GTGTGGACACACATGAAGAGACACAAGAACAGAAGACAGCAGATGTGACTCtatcagtgatggagggagaaaCTGTGACTCTAGAATCTGGTGTTCCTAACATAGAAATAAATGATCTTACAGTTTGGACATTTGAAGACACTCGCATAGCTCTGATGAATAAAGAACCTGGCAAGTTCTTGTTATTTGATGGTGAGAATGGGATGTTTCGAGACAAGCTACATCTGAACAATCAGACTGGACATCTCACCATTACAAACATCAGAACTGAACACACTGGATTTTATCGAATGCAGATTCTCAGCACTGGGGATTATTCGAGAAATTTCCTGGTTCATGTCAGTG CTCCTTTGCCCGTTCCTGTCATCACCAGAGACTCTTCATCATCGAgctcaaaatgtgtgttgtcgTGTTCcgtgatgaatgtgtcacatgcgagtctctcctggtacaaagaaaacagtttattgtccacCATAAGTATGTCTAAACACATTGAAAACAGCATCTCTCTTCATCTGGAGTGTCTGGATGATTCATACGCATGTGTACtgaacaatcccatcacaaaccagacTCAACACCTCACCTCTGATGTGTGTCAGTCATGTTCAG CACACAGCCTACTCCCAGGATTTATAGCAATTGGTGTAGTGTGTGCTTGTGTCCTGGTGGGAGTAACTGCTGCTTTGGTACGATTTTACTATAAACGCAAGTCAAAAGAAAAACGCATACAAAACC accAACCTTTTGAAGAGGAGCTACGTGCTCTAAATAATG GTTCAATCCTCAGGACAGCTCCTAAGCCAATTTATG CTGATACACCTCTGGATGAAGTTGATCATCAAAGCAATG GTTCAAATCGTTTCATCAATGAGGAGTCAGATGATG GTCTGTATCTTGAGgaacaaaatgatcatttagaGGATG ACGTAATGACAAGACTATCTGTGCCAGAGGGAGACGCCGTCACGCTGCCCAGTTTTATTACTTCAATTGAGGACGTTGTCTTCGTATGGAAGTTTGCTGAATCCAAAGCAACCGGTCACAGCATTAAATTCAAAGTCATAGttgaaaggaagaaagaaaatgattgCGAAATCTTATTTAGTACCGTGAGATTCCAAAACAGACTCCAACTAGACAATCGCAACGGATCTCTGACCATCACAGACTTCACATCTCAAGATGTTGGATATTATAAACTGTGGATCCCCAGCAAGAGGATTTTGAAGACGTTCGATGTTACT AAAAAAGTGACGACGCTCCAGAGACGAAATACTTTCAATATCTAG
- the LOC130430752 gene encoding uncharacterized protein LOC130430752 isoform X1, with amino-acid sequence MCVIATALAVVGVYCQSKSGKAKHNAQHDGEVLQNHQNGHIQEHTDWLYQADKESPTEIIHVCASTYLLRKPYGEDVTQRYPSNEDEVDQHNNALGKISEQENTSTCSSIPWIEYMSNDEGTETSNLETDSQSNRNTEDQQNYGHGEMSNQENSSRCGSIPWKEYVPNDDRIIEDQQNDDVFVEATDAIRNLTVKEGESVTLGTDVTTIKEDDVILWTFAESKECNQTVEFKTIAERTKANKCEYLCGYKRFGDRLQLDIQTGSLTVTNIRCVDAGLYKLCMPRKKTWKTFIVAVKPTIQRRNTVE; translated from the exons ATGTGTGTTATAGCCACAGCTCTTGCTGTGGTTGGGGTTTACTGTCAGTCAAAGTCTGGAAAAGCGAAACACAACg CCCAACATGATGGAGAGGTGCTACAAAATCATCAAAATG GTCACATTCAAGAACATACCGACTGGCTTTATCAAGCAGATAAAGAATCACCAACTGAAATCATTCATGTCTGTG CGAGTACATACTTATTGAGGAAGCCTTATGGGGAAGACGTTACACAAAGAT ATCCAAGTAATGAGGATGAAGTTGATCAGCATAATAATG ccCTGGGGAAAATATCTGAACAGGAGAACACTTCCACATGCA GTTCCATTCCTTGGATAGAATATATGTCGAATGATG AAGGGACGGAAACGTCTAATCTAGAAACAGATTCACAAAGCA ATCGGAATACTGAGGATCAGCAAAATTATG GACATGGGGAAATGTCTAATCAGGAGAACAGTTCAAGATGCG GTTCAATTCCTTGGAAAGAATATGTGCCAAATGACG ATCGGATTATTGAGGATCAGCAAAATGATG ATGTCTTCGTCGAGGCTACAGATGCGATACGGAATTTAACTGTCAAAGAAGGAGAGTCTGTCACTCTAGGCACTGATGTTACAACGATTAAGGAGGACGATGTGATATTGTGGACGTTTGCTGAATCTAAAGAATGCAATCAGACTGTTGAATTTAAGACTATAGCCGAAAGGACGAAAGCAAACAAATGTGAATATCTATGCGGTTATAAAAGATTCGGAGACAGACTCCAGCTAGACATTCAGACCGGATCGCTGACCGTTACAAACATCAGATGTGTAGAtgctggactttataaactatgTATGCCTAGAAAGAAGACTTGGAAGACATTTATTGTTGCTGTCAAA cCAACGATCCAGAGACGAAATACTGTGGAATGA
- the LOC130429965 gene encoding uncharacterized protein LOC130429965 — translation MSRDDVFFQANPEVSDALEISSDSTFHLLPNISFQEFESFQISGLRRLKEMFHTFVLCLFAWHVNGAFYGNTCEEKSVMEGDSITLYNFYEVKYRLFMIEWKFGAQESRIVKFYTDEGKILIHNDVLDGMFRGRLEVDDQTGSLTITNITTQHTGLYEMITTSSARISDGIKLTSYKFYVNVYAHLPVPVISSYCPQNHPASEGSSVSKCVLLCSVMNVQRATFSWYKGNSSLSSVSVSDLNSIVSLHLDVEYQDTNTYRCVISHPFGNQTQHVDIAHVCHKCSDCVNCCDTTEGFIRLVVSALVGMAAVAALVVLIYDIRSRREETGKKIVDHLAEATPPSDSNTF, via the exons atgtCCAGGGATGACGTGTTTTTCCAGGCCAACCCGGAAGTTAGCGACGCACTG GAGATCTCTTCAGATAGCACTTTTCATTTACTGCCAAACATCAGCTTTCAAGAGTTTGAGTCCTTTCAGATTTCTGGACTGAGACGGCTGAAGGAAATGTTTCacacatttgtgttgtgtttgttcgCGTGGCATGTGAACG gtGCGTTTTATGGTAATACATGTGAAGAAaagtcagtgatggagggagactCTATCACTCTGTATAATTTTTATGAAGTCAAATACAGGCTTTTTATGATAGAGTGGAAGTTTGGAGCTCAAGAGTCTCGTATAGTTAAATTCTACACAGATGAAGGGAAGATCTTAATACATAATGATGTTCTTGATGGGATGTTCAGAGGCAGACTGGAggtggatgatcagactggatctctcaccatcacaaacatcacgactcaacacactggactttatGAAATGATCACCACCAGCAGCGCCCGGATCAGCGATGGGATTAAACTCACATCATACAAATTCTACGTTAATGTTTACG CTCATcttcctgttcctgtcatcagcAGTTACTGTCCGCAGAATCATCCAGCGTCGGAAGGATCTTCAgtctcaaaatgtgtgttgctGTGTTCAGTAATGAATGTGCAACGTGCGACtttctcctggtacaaaggaaacagttcATTGTCCAGcgtcagtgtgtctgatctaaACAGCATCGTGTCTCTACATCTGGATGttgaatatcaggatacaaacacatacagatgtgtgatCAGCCATCCGTTTGGAAACCAGACTCAACATGTAGACATCGCTCATGTCTGTCACAAGTGTTCAG ACTGTGTCAACTGTTGCGATACCACTGAAGGTTTCATCCGATTGGTCGTCTCTGCTCTGGTGGGCATGGCGGCTGTAGCTGCTCTTGTTGTTCTGATTTATGACATCAGATCCAGAAGAGAGGAAACAGGAAAGAAGATCGTAGATCATCTAGCGGAGGCCACGCCCCCTAGTGACAGCAACACATTTTGA
- the LOC130429724 gene encoding natural killer cell receptor 2B4-like translates to MLKGMYSMFVLFCLVSWCLVGTFGDDTDEVISVSVMEGENITLYTDLSELQRDDLILWSFGDKGTQIAELNRSAKNITLSKNNGRFINRLKLNQQTGSLVITNIKTTDSGLYKAQIIGNKVSKKTFNVIVIAHLPVPVIVSYCPQNPPSSERSSVSKCVLLCSVMNVSHVSLSWYKGNSLLSSISVSDLNIRLSLPLEVEYQDTNTYRCVINNPITNHTQHLNITQLCQPCSGDCVDNYDTSEALIRLVVSALMGMAAVAASVVLIYDIKSRRAEENKKDQTSVKQ, encoded by the exons ATGTTGAAGGGAATGTacagcatgtttgttttattctgtttggTCTCATGGTGTCTAGTTG GTACGTTTGGTGATGATACAGATGAAGTGAtatcagtgtcagtgatggagggagaaaATATCACTCTATACACTGATCTTTCCGAATTACAGAGAGATGATCTGATACTGTGGAGTTTTGGAGATAAAGGCACTCAAATAGCAGAACTAAACAGATCGGCTAAAAACATCACTCTGTCTAAAAATAACGGAAGATTTATAAACAGGCTAAAGTTGAACCAGCAGACCGGATCCCTAgtcatcacaaacatcaaaacCACAGACTCGGGCCTCTACAAAGCACAAATCATTGGAAATAAGGTGTCCAAAAAAACCTTCAATGTTATTGTTATAG CTCATCTCCCTGTTCCTGTCATCGTCAGTTACTGTCCACAGAATCCTCcatcatcagaaagatcttcagtctcaaaatgtgtgttgttgtgttcagtgatgaatgtgtcacatgtgagtctctcctggtacaaaggaaacagtttattgtccagcatcagtgtgtctgatctcaacatcagactctctctacctctggaggtggaatatcaggatacaaacacatacagatgtgtcatcaacaatcccatcacaaaccacacacaacatctcaacATCACTCAACTCTGTCAGCCGTGTTCTGGTG ATTGTGTCGACAACTATGATACATCAGAAGCTTTGATCCGACTGGTCGTCTCTGCTCTGATGGGCATGGCTGCTGTAGCTGCTTCTGTTGTTCTGATATATGACATCAAATCTAGAAGagctgaagaaaacaaaaaagatcaGACATCAGTCAAACAATGA
- the LOC130429725 gene encoding natural killer cell receptor 2B4-like, with protein sequence MKAQFLLYFISITLSLQKQGTFGDDTDEVISVSVMEGENITLYTDLSELQKDDLILWSFGDKGTQIAELNRSAKNITLSKNNGRFINRLKLNQQTGSLVITNIKTTDSGLYKAQIIGNKVSKKTFNVIVIAHLPVPVIVSYCPQNPPSSERSSVSKCVLLCSVMNVTHVCLSWYKGKSLLSSISVSDLNIRLSLPLEVEYQDTNTYRCVINNPITNHTQHLNITQLCQPCSGDCVDNYDTSEAVIRLVVSALMGMAAVAASVVLIYDIKSRRAEENKKDQTSVKQ encoded by the exons ATGAAAGCACAGTTTCTCCTTTATTTCATATCAATAACGCTAAGCCTGCAGAAGCAAG GTACGTTTGGTGATGATACAGATGAAGTGAtatcagtgtcagtgatggagggagaaaATATCACTCTATACACTGATCTTTCCGAATTACAGAAAGATGATCTGATACTGTGGAGTTTTGGAGATAAAGGCACTCAAATAGCAGAACTAAACAGATCAGCTAAAAACATCACTCTGTCTAAAAATAACGGAAGGTTTATAAACAGGCTAAAGTTGAACCAGCAGACCGGATCCCTAgtcatcacaaacatcaaaacCACAGACTCGGGCCTCTACAAAGCACAAATCATTGGAAATAAGGTGTCCAAAAAAACCTTCAATGTTATTGTTATAG CTCATCTCCCTGTTCCTGTCATCGTCAGTTACTGTCCACAGAATCCTCcatcatcagaaagatcttcagtctcaaaatgtgtgttgttgtgttcagtgatgaatgtgacacatgtgtgtctctcctggtacaaaggaaagagtttattgtccagcatcagtgtgtctgatctcaacatcagactctctctacctctggaggtggaatatcaggatacaaacacatacagatgtgtcatcaacaatcccatcacaaaccacacacaacatctcaacATCACTCAACTCTGTCAGCCGTGTTCTGGTG ATTGTGTCGACAACTATGATACATCAGAAGCTGTGATCCGACTGGTCGTCTCTGCTCTGATGGGCATGGCTGCTGTAGCTGCTTCTGTTGTTCTGATATATGACATCAAATCAAGAAGagctgaagaaaacaaaaaagatcaGACATCAGTCAAACAATGA